The following proteins are co-located in the Solanum pennellii chromosome 8, SPENNV200 genome:
- the LOC107028001 gene encoding uncharacterized protein LOC107028001, translated as MKKTSRSTRKSSAMDFLSTPPATSAASPVQSMSESPKPFEFNFKKFKAGTVLPTSSKRRSGKKSFISSPVQLKPAGSPASVKNLKTIADLKDFASSQLDSVKGQIERSHVEILKDLEASQSRLQKRLKIQTQGCQQVADEAEREYKKMSERITEGREAMKGSYSTFMAELQASGARLCKQAIPELSQSVEKAIDTLKNRYGIHKSTSAC; from the exons ATGAAGAAGACATCGAGATCGACGAGGAAGTCATCGGCGATGGATTTTCTGTCAACTCCGCCGGCGACCTCTGCAGCAAGTCCTGTTCAATCGATGAGTGAGTCTCCGAAGCCGTTCGagttcaatttcaaaaaattcaaagcTGGTACAGTTTTGCCAACATCATCTAAGAGGAGGAGTGGAAAGAAGAGCTTCATTTCAAGTCCCGTGCAGTTGAAGCCTGCTGGTTCACCTGCGTcggttaaaaatttgaaaacgaTTGCGGATCTGAAGGATTTTGCGTCGTCTCAATTGGACTCTGTTAAGGGCCAGATTGAGCGATCGCATGTGGAGATTCTCAAGGACCTCGAGGCTTCTCAGTCTCGCCTGCAGAAACGACTCAAG ATTCAGACGCAAGGATGCCAGCAAGTGGCAGATGAAGCTGAAAGGGAGTACAAAAAGATGTCTGAGCGAATCACCGAAGGCAGGGAGGCAATGAAG GGTTCATATTCTACGTTCATGGCAGAACTTCAAGCTAGTGGTGCTCGCT TGTGCAAACAAGCCATCCCCGAGCTGTCACAATCTGTCGAGAAAGCAATCGATACTCTCAAGAACCGTTATGGGATCCATAAATCAACTTCAGCTTGTTGA